In Pseudomonas hamedanensis, a single window of DNA contains:
- a CDS encoding GNAT family N-acetyltransferase, which yields MTRIDIRTVSAADHAAWLPLWQAYLRFYNTDLPEAVSESTWQRFLDPTEPTHAALAWADGRALGMVHYIYHRSNWSIENSCYLQDLLVVPESRGTGVGRLLIEHVYATAKADGCCKVHWLTHETNATAIQLYERIAERPGFIQFRKAL from the coding sequence ATGACCCGGATCGACATTCGCACGGTCAGTGCCGCTGATCACGCCGCGTGGCTGCCGCTGTGGCAGGCCTACCTGCGCTTCTACAACACCGACCTGCCGGAGGCCGTCAGCGAGAGTACCTGGCAGCGCTTTCTAGACCCGACCGAACCAACGCATGCGGCGCTGGCCTGGGCCGATGGCAGGGCGCTGGGCATGGTGCATTACATTTATCACCGCTCGAACTGGAGCATCGAAAACTCCTGCTATCTGCAGGATTTGCTGGTGGTCCCCGAGTCGCGTGGCACCGGAGTCGGTCGTCTGCTGATCGAACATGTCTATGCGACCGCCAAGGCTGATGGTTGCTGCAAAGTCCATTGGCTGACGCACGAAACCAACGCCACGGCGATCCAGCTCTACGAGCGCATCGCTGAACGCCCGGGCTTCATTCAGTTTCGCAAAGCCCTTTAA
- a CDS encoding FMN-binding negative transcriptional regulator, which yields MYTPRAFAIEELSQLHELILATRLAILVSHGENGLQASHVPVLLHCEQGEYGTLYGHLAKANPQWKDLRDGAEAMLIFAGPDAYVSPGFYPSKAEHGKVVPTWNYVAVHAYGHAETFSDGGRLLDIVSTLTDRHEAGRAQPWSVDDAPADYIDGMLKAIVGFAIPIDRLEGKRKLSQNRSAADIAGVRDGLAASPDAHDQTLARLMR from the coding sequence ATGTACACGCCACGCGCCTTTGCCATCGAAGAGTTGTCCCAACTGCACGAACTGATCCTCGCCACGCGCCTGGCCATTCTGGTCAGCCACGGCGAAAACGGTCTGCAAGCCAGCCATGTGCCGGTACTGCTGCATTGCGAGCAAGGCGAGTACGGCACGCTGTACGGGCATCTGGCCAAGGCCAATCCGCAGTGGAAAGACCTGCGTGACGGCGCCGAGGCGATGCTGATTTTTGCTGGCCCCGACGCCTACGTCAGCCCCGGCTTCTACCCGAGCAAGGCCGAGCACGGCAAAGTCGTGCCGACCTGGAATTATGTCGCCGTGCATGCCTATGGCCACGCCGAAACCTTCAGCGACGGCGGGCGCCTGCTCGACATCGTCAGCACTTTGACCGATCGCCATGAAGCGGGCCGCGCTCAGCCCTGGTCAGTCGACGACGCGCCGGCCGATTACATTGACGGGATGCTCAAAGCCATCGTCGGTTTCGCCATCCCCATCGACCGTCTCGAGGGCAAGCGCAAGCTCAGCCAGAACCGCAGCGCCGCCGACATTGCCGGCGTGCGTGATGGCCTCGCCGCCAGCCCGGACGCCCACGATCAAACCCTCGCCCGCTTGATGCGCTAA
- the pdxR gene encoding MocR-like pyridoxine biosynthesis transcription factor PdxR: MPASPPLSMPFNPAGIALDRRQGLSRQLYQALRLRVLDGRLASGTRLPASRDLAAALGISRNSVVRAYDQLYAEGFIEGRVGDGTYVARLTPALIPTKKLSTKPSTALSTGLPTTLSTESLDLPVISSSKVIHSGGFFRIEKHHLPRPPSGPPRAFRVGVPAFDLFPFEVWAKLNAAFWRKPDLQQLCYGDPAGDARLRTMIAAYLRSSRGMQCAAEQIVITSGAQQGISLCAQLLVERGSGVAIENPGYRAAGHAFAVAGARLHGIRVDSEGIDCNEMARLSDCRVAYVTPSHQYPTGVVMSLARRLELLAWAERTDGWIVEDDYDGEYRYTGAPLAPLAALDRQGRVLYVGTFGKVAFPALRLGYLVLPPGLVDAFAQRRAVDVRHSEVSTQAVMAEFMAAGHFQRHIRRMRRAALSRRNALLAGWPAAIAGVGSLPAVSAGLHLTVAVDSIEREQQLIELAARADVEINGLSSYWLADSATPLLQRAGLVLGFAAVPEAAISAALARLRQAWQG; encoded by the coding sequence ATGCCTGCTTCGCCACCGTTGTCGATGCCCTTCAATCCGGCCGGCATAGCCCTCGATCGCCGCCAAGGTTTGAGCCGCCAGCTCTATCAGGCGTTGCGCCTGCGTGTGCTTGATGGGCGTCTGGCCAGTGGCACACGGTTACCGGCCAGTCGTGATCTGGCGGCGGCCCTGGGTATTTCGCGCAACAGTGTCGTACGCGCCTACGATCAGTTATATGCCGAGGGGTTTATCGAAGGGCGTGTCGGCGATGGCACCTATGTCGCCCGATTGACCCCTGCGTTGATTCCGACGAAAAAATTATCCACAAAACCATCCACAGCTTTGTCAACAGGCTTACCCACAACCTTATCCACAGAATCGTTGGATTTACCTGTAATTTCATCCAGTAAAGTTATCCACAGTGGTGGTTTTTTCCGCATCGAAAAACACCATTTGCCTCGCCCGCCGAGCGGTCCGCCGCGGGCTTTTCGGGTTGGCGTTCCGGCGTTTGATCTGTTTCCGTTCGAGGTCTGGGCCAAGCTGAATGCGGCTTTCTGGCGCAAACCGGATCTGCAGCAACTCTGTTACGGCGATCCGGCGGGTGATGCGCGACTGCGCACGATGATCGCGGCCTATTTGCGCAGCTCGCGTGGCATGCAATGTGCCGCTGAGCAAATAGTGATCACCAGTGGTGCGCAGCAGGGCATCAGCCTTTGTGCACAGTTGCTGGTCGAGCGGGGAAGCGGCGTGGCAATCGAGAATCCTGGCTACCGTGCGGCAGGTCATGCCTTTGCCGTGGCGGGTGCGCGCTTGCATGGGATCCGTGTCGACAGCGAAGGCATCGATTGCAACGAAATGGCCCGCCTCAGCGACTGTCGTGTGGCCTACGTGACGCCCTCCCATCAATACCCGACCGGCGTGGTCATGAGCCTGGCCCGACGCCTGGAGCTGCTCGCCTGGGCCGAGCGCACCGATGGCTGGATCGTCGAAGACGACTATGACGGCGAATACCGTTACACCGGTGCGCCACTGGCGCCCTTGGCCGCGCTCGACCGGCAGGGGCGCGTGCTGTATGTCGGCACTTTCGGCAAGGTGGCGTTCCCGGCGCTGCGCCTCGGCTATCTGGTCTTGCCGCCGGGGCTGGTGGATGCGTTTGCGCAACGCCGGGCGGTCGACGTCCGGCATTCGGAAGTCAGTACGCAAGCAGTCATGGCCGAGTTCATGGCTGCCGGGCATTTCCAACGGCATATCCGGCGCATGCGCCGTGCGGCGCTGAGTCGGCGCAATGCGCTGCTTGCCGGTTGGCCGGCGGCGATTGCCGGTGTGGGCAGTCTGCCCGCGGTCTCGGCCGGATTGCACCTGACCGTGGCGGTGGACAGCATCGAGCGCGAGCAGCAGTTGATCGAACTGGCCGCTCGCGCGGACGTGGAAATCAACGGTTTGAGCAGTTATTGGCTAGCCGACTCGGCGACGCCCCTGTTGCAGCGCGCCGGACTGGTGTTGGGGTTCGCTGCCGTGCCCGAAGCGGCCATCAGCGCTGCACTGGCGCGCTTGCGCCAGGCGTGGCAGGGCTGA